The following proteins are encoded in a genomic region of Ursus arctos isolate Adak ecotype North America unplaced genomic scaffold, UrsArc2.0 scaffold_57, whole genome shotgun sequence:
- the RPS15A gene encoding 40S ribosomal protein S15a, whose protein sequence is MVRMNVLADALKSINNAEKRGKRQVLIRPCSKVIVRFLTVMMKHGYIGEFEIIDDHRAGKIVVNLTGRLNKCGVISPRFDVQLKDLEKWQNNLLPSRQFGFIVLTTSAGIMDHEEARRKHTGGKILGFFF, encoded by the exons ATGGTGCGCATGAATGTCCTGGCAGATGCTCTCAAGAGCATTAACAATGCTGAAAAAAGAGGCAAACGCCAGGTTCTTATTAGGCCATGCTCCAAAGTCATCGTCCGGTTTCTCACTGTGATGATGAAGCATG GTTACATTGGCGAATTTGAAATCATTGATGATCACAGAGCGGGGAAAATTGTTGTGAACCTCACGGGCAGGTTAAACAAG TGCGGAGTGATCAGCCCCAGATTTGATGTACAACtgaaagatctagaaaaatggcagaataaCCTGCTCCCATCCCGCCAGTTTGG TTTCATTGTACTGACAACCTCAGCTGGCATCATGGACCATGAAGAAGCAAGACGAAAACACACAGGAGGGAAAATCCTGGGATTCTTTTTCTAG